The following proteins are co-located in the Fodinibius salicampi genome:
- the panD gene encoding aspartate 1-decarboxylase: MKVTMFKSKLHQMKVTEANLHYEGSITIDKELLDEAGILPYEKVQVVNITNGARLETYTIPGEAGSRTCCLNGAAARKTQVGDRVIIISYAEMTPKEAEEFKPKVVIVDENNDPKTIVDETEYGTKYDLKKGIVDNTVVD, translated from the coding sequence ATGAAAGTGACGATGTTCAAATCGAAATTGCATCAGATGAAGGTTACCGAAGCCAATCTTCATTACGAGGGAAGTATAACTATAGATAAGGAGCTGCTTGACGAGGCAGGTATTCTTCCCTATGAAAAGGTTCAGGTCGTTAATATTACCAACGGTGCGCGTTTAGAAACCTATACTATTCCTGGAGAGGCTGGTTCGAGAACCTGTTGTTTAAATGGAGCAGCAGCCCGTAAAACACAGGTTGGTGATCGGGTTATTATTATTTCCTACGCCGAAATGACCCCAAAAGAAGCGGAGGAGTTTAAACCCAAAGTGGTTATTGTGGATGAAAATAATGATCCCAAAACCATTGTGGACGAAACGGAATATGGTACAAAGTATGACCTTAAAAAAGGCATAGTAGATAATACTGTAGTAGACTAA